The following is a genomic window from Acomys russatus chromosome 23, mAcoRus1.1, whole genome shotgun sequence.
gatgaaataaatgaatgGCTCAACAGCACACAGGTCAGGATGCCACTCCTATTTCAATCAGAGtttttcagccgggcgtggtggcgcacctcctttaatcccagcactcgggaggcagaggcaggcggatcgctgtgggttcgaggccagcctggtctacaaagggagtccaggacagccaaggctacacagagaaaccctgtctcgaaaaaccgaaaaagaaggaggaagaggaggaggaagaggaggagaagaaatagtTTTGCCAGGGACCAGAGGAGTTTGGAACTGCAGGTAGGTGATCCAGGAGGGGGCTAGGAAGGGGCGTGCCAATTTCTCTGTAGACAGGAACATAAAGCTGGCTGTCACAAGATGCCTCATTTAAGCAATGCTGTTACCTCTTGTAACATGTGTGTCCTTTCatggtagaagagagagaggcgATGTGGGAGTTAAAGAGATATCTGCCCAAAGCTGAAGTTCGGAAAGAGCTTGCTCCCTATTCCTATCATCCCCAAGTGGTGAATGCAGAGCAGTGAACAGAAAGCCTTTCCAGGAGTCACTAGTGCAGTGGAGGGGCCTCATGGCAGGTGGTCCATGAGCTGGGGTTGGCCACGGGCATCAGGATGCACATGGAAGATTCAGTATCTGACAAGGACCTGGTCCACATTAATGATGCATTCTATGTGTCCTCAATGTATCTGCACCTGCTTTTCCCTGACGACACATTGTATCCCCTCTCAGGGAACAGAGCCCATAGTTCTATAACAAGAGGCACTGCACTGAGCGATACTATCCCTGGGAAAGTtaacaactattttattttattttatttttgctaagcTTTACTTGGTGCATGCTCTCTGGTGCTCAGTTTTTGAGGGggatggaaagaggaggaagggcccTTGAGAAGAATGGGATCAGTAGTAGGAGACACACAGAGCAGATGAAGAATGAACTAACTTCTGTTCTTCTCAGTTTGGGACCAGGCACATCCTCTCCTGAACTGCTCACCATGGCAACAGGAGAATGGCTGCCTGCCTTACCTTGCCTCTACCACTAGCACCAGCCAGAGAAAATAAAGGCTTTGCCTGTTCTTCATGCCAGCTTCTCTCAGCAAAGAGAATAAAATGGCCCACTTACTTTTATCACCCAGAGGTTTCCTGGGAAATGGGCTATTAGTTCCCCTAATGTAAAGATAATAGGCCTGTCCCCATTGGCAAATGGCACCAGCCCAGCACAAATGAATTCACAGAACCATCACAAGACCTCCCAGTAGATGGCAAATGGCCCAAGAATGAGAGTGAGACCAGGATAGGAACTTTGGAGGAGAGTGGACCCTGCCCCACCTGCCACCTGTGTCACTGAGTCTGGGAAGAGTCATTCAGACCCTTGGTGCCCCAACTCTTCTCCCTTTATCAGACAGGGTATAGCTGGGTGCCATCAACAAAATGAAGTCTCCAGCTAAGAGATGCTACCAATGCTACCAAATAGGCTTTTAAAGCAGAGGATTCCCAGGCCCTCCCTGCCACCACTGCGAAGCTCGCTGCTAGAAGACACCACTTCCAACTATACTGTCTTTGCCTCTTGTCTGCATTAATGTCTTTGGGGTAAGTGAAAGACATTACAGGTAAAAACCCTCAGTGTCCTACAGGAGAAGGCTGCCAGCCAAGATATTGGTTGGGCTAGGCTGAAAGTCAAGGACCCTAGAGGCCAAGGTCAGAGTGCTTCCCAGAGATACGGGACTTCTGCTTATTCTTTTCCGAGCACCTATATCCCCTGCCCTCTCCACCATAACCATCTTTGACCCCCAGGCCTGAAACTTCTGCAGGAACAGTACCCTGGAGACTTTAACTGCAAAAGGGGACATGGTTCTCAGCAGCCAACCCCGAACCTGTCTCACCCATACACAGTATGGGGCCTCTCAGCTCTGGTCTAGGGTTGTGTTCTTAACCCCAGGTAGATAAAATATCTATCCTAGCATACTCTGCAAGGCAGAAGCACCAGGGCATGTATCCACATCCTGGGCTCTATTGGCACAACACCTCTCTGATTTCCCTGGGTACATCTCTCATCTAGGCTGTATGCTGCACAAGGGCAGGGGACCTTGTTTGTactgtcttcttttttccctccaaagAAGTACCAGGCAATGCCAGTCACATATATCAGGAGTTTAGTGCTACCTTGATTGGTCAAGAGTGTGGCAGTGGGCATAGTTGTATTCAGGCTGACCCCAGGAGTGTGCTATTGCACATCATTTTTTCCTGCCTCGAACTCTGTTTCCTGCCACGCTGAGGCTTCAAATAAATTTCTGGGAGCCTCAGGACTGGTCCATGCAATTGCTTTCCCTGACTCAAGTGTCTGTTGTCCCATCTCTGAAGCTACGGGAAGCACAAGCAGAGGGAAAGCAGGGCAAGTGTCACCAAGAGTCCAAGGGCAGCAGCCGATAGCCGTTCCTTCTTGCTATACTACTGGGGGTCTGGCTTCTATGAGGAGAAGGGACAATGGACTCACACTTTCTGTTCTGAAGGAGAAGAGGCTCCATTTAGACTGTCCATGGAGACTGTCTTTGAGCCATGCTTGGGCAAAGCTGCTCAGCCCAGAGCCGGGGTGAATTGTCCCTATAGGGTACCTTGGCCCATCCAGAGCCCTTGTAGCAGAGATTGGTGGTGTAAGGCTCATTCTGCACTTCAGAAGGGGACCTATAGATGAGAGTGAGCAGAATGGATCCAGATACCTTCCAGCTAAAGGTTCAGGAAGAGAGATGACTGCACCTCTACCAGgagaaaataatgaggaaaaaaaatggcccaGGAACATGGAAGGATCAGTCCAGGGGAAGTTTAGTAAGCAAAAGAGTAGGATGGGTCAGTTTGCTAAtcagcctcctccttctcttcttccccttctcctcctcctcttccttcatcaTTTTTCTGGAGCTCTAAGGCAACAGCAgggccttccttttcctctgccaGCTCTTCTAGCGGCTGCTGTGGCAGGAGCTGGCTCACCAGCTGCTCCAGGGCCTCCAGGCTCAGCCCCTGCAGGCGCTCCTCGTGCTCCTGCCTCAACAACCCCAGCACTGCCTTGGCGTCCTTGGGTCCAAAATGTTTGCCCAGGACCTGGCCCAGCTGGAGCCACAGGGGCTGGGTTTCATGGGTGTTGTCCAGCGCTGCCTCCTCTCGAGGCCGCATGATGACATTGATGGAGGCGTTGGGCCCAATGCTGTAATCGGAGAGGTTTTTGTCATCAGCCAGGAGCTGGCCTCGGAACAGCAGATGCTGCTGCTCCTCTGGCACCTGCAGGTGCTGAGAAACCAGCTTCTTCAGTGTGGCCACGCTTTCTTTTCCAGATACCTTTAGGCTGCATCTTCGACCCAAGAGCAGCTTGACCGTAAGGAACATTGGGCCAGAGAGGAATCAGGAGGAATCCATGCTCTGACAGTTGCCCTGAAGGTAAAGGGCCCTATAAGTGATGACCCTGTCATGAAAGGGCCACAGCTCCTAAGCAAGGCAAAGGGCCCAGACCACATGAGCAGCCACTAGCAATACACACAGTGATGTCATAATGCTACAGGAGGGTTCATTTCCAGAGCAGAACTTTAAAGGTAACAAGGTCATTATGGACATAACGTGTCTTTCCTTCATGAGAGAAGCGTGGAGAAGGATGGGGAGAGAtgactagggggaaaaaaaaagtaggtctgggagaaaggagagccggaagaaagaaagaggattgGAAAAGGTGCTGTGACAACAGCTTGTCTGCCAATTCTTTTAGCACATGCCTTGAGTGTCTTTCTCAGTGTCTGAAGGAGAGACCACAGAGGCCCAGGAACACCAGCATAGAAAGATATGGCAGAGGCACTAATGTGTCTGCCTTGTATCCACACAACCTACAAGGTACTTTGATGATGCCTACCTGCAGGAAGGAGAATGTACAGACTCACTTAACCCTGCAGAAAGAGGCGCATCGCTGTGTCTTCAGGCTGGCCCGCCTTGCCTCCTAAAACGTCTATTCAGTATCTGCCACGTGCGGGGCACTGAGCAGACATTCCTGCTCAGAGGCacatgaggatgaggaggatgctTGCTGGGCATTTGAATGTTACATTTGGCAAGTTTCTCTGCAACACATTGTTGATCTTGGACCGAACCCTTTACAGATGTTGCCACATGTGAGCCCAAAAGGGCGGCACCGTCTTGGCTGAGAAGTGAGAGGGCCTAGGCAGGAGCTAACATCCGTAATGGGTACACTGGCTACATCAGGGACTCCCTCAGGTCTCTCTGGCACCCGAGGACCCTTCCTTTCCCTcacccatccctcctccctccctgcttcctccttctcctttcccactGCCCTGCCACTGCAGAGGACGAGGCTGTTGAGAACTGAAGCCTTTCTGAGCTTCCACAGCACCCAGCCCCAACCCCGCCCCAGAGTTGCTCAACCTTCACCCTGTCTCCTTGAGATCTAACAGCGGCTGGAAGAAATACCCACGGATGTCACGGCTGTCTTCTCCCGATCCTGTATTCTCGCTGTTGGCAGATGACCCAGATTCTGGCCCTAGCTGGCACAGCCCTCACAAGTCAGGAAtcccaaccactgagcctctTGTTATCCCTCCTCTTCCTGGAAAATTCCTCCAGAGTTCACCTCTCCCCTGGTCCCCATGGCCCCCAGTGACTCAGGCTCCTGCCGCCTCCCTTTTCATCTCCTCAGTCTAGCTACCATGTTGGATCCCCTCATTCCACAGCCAAAAATAAGCTGTCCTAAAATTACAACGAGTCCTATAAGTTTAATTCCTTTACTTTTGGAATAAAACCAAGCTTCCTGGCCTGACACCCAAGGACATCGCAGCATGGCCTTTTGCTTATCACCACTGCCTCACCACCTCCTCCCTTTtacccctcacccccagccacCTTAACCTGTCCCTGTTTACTTCCCCCATTTGCACTCTACCAACTCATCCTGCAAACCCTGCCAGTCTTAAAAATCACCTCCTCCATGAAGCCTTCTCTGTTTTGCCCTAGTCGTGGGCAAAGATAATCTTACATCTCTGTGTGTAGCTATTGCCCCACTTGTTAGTACACCCAGCATATACATAACCACCTCTCCCTCTGATGCTCAGCAGCAGGGTCTGAGTCTCATCCAATGTGATAGGCCACACCTCCAGCACACTGAGCTTTATATACAGGGGTCCTGTACATACATTTGTTAACAAGAGAGATTCAATTTAGACACACTGAGACATACAGGGTCATGCAGGAACCCAAGTACACAGGCTGTGAAAAGACATAAACCTGTCTACAGCCTCTTCCTCACCCTGCCTCTTCCCCTAGAGAGATGGAAATCCAAAATTATATAGACAATCAATCAGAAAGCGATATCAGGCTTTACCAAAGGCTCTTCTATAATGCCTATTTAAATAGCCAGCTCCCAAGGTGAGTGTGAAGTAAGTCTGAATTTGCAAGTGTACACACAAAAGCTTCCTGGAGGGTAAGATCTGAGTGCTCtttacagaggacagaggaaagtGAGGTAGGGAAGAGAATAACTTGTGGTCTGTTCTAGGCGCAGGGCTCCTGGGGTAAGCAAGGGAGCTGGGAGCATGCTACAGTCTGCCCTTACCCTCTCTTATGAAAACCTGTTTATCCAGGCTTGAGCTCTCCCCAACATGAGCAGTCTCTGGAGATGGCCACTTGGGCCCAGGCTCCCCAAAATGAAGCACATAAAGGCCATAACACAGGGTCGGTTTTCCATAGCCAGTAACTATGTGTAGGCAGGTGCACCTATGACAGAGACTTTGGGGCCACGAGGACAGTAGCAACTGAATCAATGATATCCATAATACTGACAGAAATGGTCACTATTAGCCCCTGGAGTCTCCAATGCCCCAGCCCAAAGGAAGAAACACCTGTCTGGGCACTGGAATCCCACTTGGAGCCAGGAAAATAGTCCAGGTTTCCACTCATGTGATTGCTCATCTTAATTATGCAATTAACATGAGAAAACAGGATTGTGTAATCAAAGCACGCAAGCGGACAGTGCCTGTCATAACTAGAGGGGAAGATCATCTGGAATGAGTGGGTTTTATAGCTTACAAAAGGAATGGATGTGTGCGGAGAATGTGGACAGCCATGGGTTCAAATCTCTCTGAAAATCGCTGCCAACATTATTAGCATCACAGGGAAACAGTGTGATGCCTGGGGTGGGGGCAATGGGCAGGGTGGGAGAGTTACTCCTTGACAGGTCTGAGCATCCAGGCTTCTGGGATCTTCCAGTACTCCTGGGTGAGCTAATTAGACCTTGGTGATCATAAAATTAAACCTGTAATGGTCCACCAGCTGGCCTAGGGCCTGCCTTTGGCTGGATTAATCCTCAGATCTCATTTTGCACCTCTAGACAATGGATGTGTGATCACTTCCCAGCAGCATCCTTCTGAAGTCGAGGTACAAACCCATAGCATCTGACCCACAGAGATTTTAAAAGTAGCATCCCCTTGACAGGTGGAGATGGGAGTTCCTGTTGTCACTTCTGTAACAGCAAAGAAAGAGCCCCCTGAGCTTGGAAAAGTGGCCACAGTGGCTTCCCACTGCTCCTATCTGTACAAGTGGATAGGAAGGGCATCTTCTGCAGGCTGGCCTAGCTCAGAGAGGAGAAGATGAGGTAAGCAGCAAAGATAGTGACAACTGAGGGGGCTCCCGAGTACAGGGGGTTAGCTGCTGCCTCCTAGGATGTGGAATAAAGGCTTATCATGAAGATAACTTATGATCTCTGTTCacctgactcccctcccccaacaaagtGTTATTGTACTTAAAGGATGTCAGCCCAGCCTAGTAGAGAGTGTCAGGGGTGAGAGAGTCAAAGCAGGAATACATAGAAACagccagaagcaggaaggaagagcaCAGAGGAAATACCTTAGCAAGTGGACATCCACAGAGCGGTGCCAGGGAGCCACAGCAGGGGAAGGgataaagacaggaaagaaaagccagatctggtggtgcatgcctgtaacgccagcactcagggagacagaggcaggtggatctctgtgagctcgaggccagcctggtctacaaagtgagtccaggacaacgaaggctacacagagagaccctgtttgaacagagagaggaggtggtGAAGAAAAGGACATGCAAGGGTAGTTCGTGTGGAATACAACAAACACTCTGGCAGGCTGCTTCTCTGAAAATGacatcatcctcttcctctctccttagaGAGTGGAAAAAGTTCGTGGGAAAGGTTGTCATAGAAAGTGGGATCCATCTGGGACGCTGTTTATTCCAGAGTGGGGCTGTCTTTGGTCCCAGGTgctccctgctgcctccacctctcagagAACCTCACCTCTCAGAAGCATATCTCAGTCACCGTGGTGCACTCATCCCCTGTAAGACTCAGGCGAGGCCAGGGCTACCAACAGCAAGCCCTCAGCCCTGTGCCATGGCCCACCCTCAGTCCAACCCTGTGATGTCTTCTGTTGTCTTCTGTACCCGGCACCAGGAGAGGCTGCTCTGCATTCCATGAGCCTATCTCTGTAGAGGACAGGCAGCGCTTTAGGGGACTCTGTGAGCAAAGGGAAGATGGAAGATCTTATGAGACTACAGGAGCCCAGAGGGGCACAGATTGGAGAGATCAGCGGAAGGGGAGAGGAGCTGCTGTTGGCAGTGAGCAGCCTGGTGTCTACCCAGACCTCCAGTCTCATGCCTAACAACCTTAGCAGCACCCCATGCTGAAGAAAGAAgtcagaggcctgcctgcctgacaAACTGGTCCCAGAGCCAAACACAACCACTAACTTGTGACATCTGGATGTGGCCACTAGATGTCACTGGTGACCTCCCTGGCCAGTCCCGGTAGCCATGGGCCTCTCTAAGCTGTTGTGGAGCCTGAGCACACAGGACTGGACCTCAGGTACAGAGCCTTTTCCTGACAtgagcccaccccacccccaccccatgcctctCACAGACTGCAAGTCATTCCTCTGTGCAGCCCTTGTCGGTCATGCTTTGGATACAGACATAAGTGCCCCTACACTGAACACAGTTCTGGGCTAGGAAGAGGTCAGCCAGGTACATATTTTGcgtggggggtgtggggtgagggggtggggagtgggggtggggaggcgggaATCACATAAGTCTGACATTTCAGTCCCTAAACTCCTatcagggagaggaaggagctaTTGACTCCAAAGGGGATATGGTGGGCAAGTCAAAGGGCTTTTGAGAGAGGGGCCTTGGGAAGAGCTGAAGGGGTCATAGAAGCAATAAGAACAATCCCGGCTGAGGGCCCAACCTGCCCAAGGCTGTGTGGAAGAATGTGGAACCTGAACAGCTTAGTCTACCTCTAAGGTAGACTGTTCGTTTGAAGATTATGTCATCAACCTGAATGGCAGGAATTCTCTGTCCTGCAGCTTTGATCAAATGTGATATAGCAGAATCAAGGACAAAGAAGGTGCCCACAGAACTAGGGTGGTGTCTTCCCACCTAAGATCTCGCTCCAGGATGGTAGATTCAGCAACTGCAGGCGTGAATTCATCTCTAGAATTTGCGATTGGTctagacaaaagcaacttggggaggggagcagggagaggcGGAGAGGAAGGAAGATCTGGCTCTGAGTAGGTGCCAGGGAATGGAAGAGCCTAGCTAAACTGAGGCTGGGTTCCTAAGCTCATTGGTTACCTGGTAGGATGGTAGCTATCCATCAAATGTCAGGCTCAGTTGGGAAGGGAACAGTGCATCAGTGACCCTGGAGTTAGCAAGCTGAGCGGGAGAGGCAGATAAGGAACCCTGCATTCCTTCTAGTTTGTACCCAGGTAAGAAGGTGAAATCTCTCCAGGCCAGCTGCCTATGGGGAAATAGtaatgatccccctgcctctggatCTTCACTGAGCTTGTGTGCTGAGCATGGGGTTCCCAGCTCTGAGACCCTCCTGTTCCTTGCTgggttgagattaaaggcataacAAGGCATAACAAAGCTAGGTTTCCTAGCCTGACAGGAGCCAGTGGCCAGAAATGGTAAACATCCTAAGGGCTGGGTATTCCGTGGCACAGAGGCTCCTGATTCACAGGATCTCCTGAGCCCACAATGTGTGCTTTCCCCTTGACCCCCACTCTCCATCTTCCTGTAAGGTCATGTGGAATGAGGACGGGATTCAGGGCTACATCCAGGGAGACAGTTCTGAAAGGGGGAGAAGAATGCTGAGTTCTGCCACCTATCAGCAGTGAAGAGAGCCAGCCTCAGTTAGGCCATGAAGATGCTGAAGTAGATGGGGGCAGGGAGATAGACAAGGTGACCTCAACAACAGGTAACCTTGAGAAGCAGATGGAATATAGGCAGGGGGTGCACAGATAAATGCTCCCTGTCCTTTTGTACAGAAGGACCCACTAACAATGGGTTAAGAGTATCTACTGTGTGTTCACCATATGCTACTGTAGCCAAGACTGCAGCCCTGAACTATAGTGTCAAAGGTTGTTAGAGAAAGGGGGGGAGCTGAGAGAGTAAGAGATTAGGGCCCCCATAAGGTGCCGTGCTAATTATCAGCCTATTTGGGGAGGGGCTTCCGTAACCAGGGACCCAGGAGAGAATGCCATCAGGAGAGAAGCTGGCCCTGAGCCCAAAGAAGTGAGGCAGGATAGCCTTAGGGAGCCACGTGTGGAGGGTGGCCCCTAAGGTCCCAGCCAAGTTTCTGGGTCCCAGATGAAAAGTGAATCACTGGTTCCCCCTGGAGGGGAGTAGTCAGTCACCctgtaaaagtttatttttatacatgtctGATCTATTTCACATCCGCTCAGATATTTTGACACATATACAGGAAATGTAACTCTCCCCCATATGTCAGTGTTTGGTTGGCCAGAGTTGAGGAAACTCAATAGGGTCACAGGAGCAGAAAGAgaacagcagcggcagcagcctCAGGGAGGAATGCCAAAGGCCTGAGGCCTCGTAACCACCCCAGGCCAGGGGACTGGAGATGGGAATCAGGGATCGCTATGAGGTCAATACAGGAATCTTCCTGCCTGAGTGCAGAGGCAAGGACTCCAGGTCCAGAGGGTGGTTATGGTCGCTGCTACCCTGGCAGGATGGACAGAGGATGAAGTGAGTCCAGAAACAGAACAAGCAGAGGGGTGAGGTGTGTGAAAGTTCCAACCAGGCCTCAGAGACAAAGTCACAGTGTGAGGTCTCTGATACTCACTACTCGGAGGTCAATAGTGTCTCTCACacgaggagacaggaagatggaagCAAACAGGGCAATGACCCGCTTAAAGCCTGGCTCCAGAGCACCAACAAATAGCAGCTGCTTCCCTCAGTCCCATACACAGCCACCGGGGATCTGGGTCATGAATTGATGCTTCGACAGGCCCTTAAGTGTGTGAGCACAGAGTGCTGTGAAAGACCAGCAGTGTCGTCTTTCCACACGCGTCAGAGAGAGACTTTTCTTCCCAGTCCCCACATGCCGAGCCCACCTCtgccaaagagaaaagagagtctGCTGCTCGTTGTTGATCCTGTGGGGCTTTTGTTTATGGTTTAAATTCACAAATATCACTTTCCTGTTGTTGGGTGCTACAGGAAGGCAGGCCTAGctgatacccccccccccaggagtgCCTTGGTGCTGGCATTTGACACGGCAGCACTGCACTGCGCATGGGCAGGAAGAGCTTTGGTGCAGGGTCTCCCGGTGGGTGAAGCATCATCGTCTTAGCATCATCTTAGTTCTGCATAGTTGTGCGCACTTCTGACTCTATCCTGTGAGCTCTGCCAGTGTCTCGGGCCTCCTTGCCTATGGCTGTGGATTCACCTTGTTACCTTGGTCAGCAACACTGCTCCTCCTTGGGGAGGTGGCGGGCAATGGGGggtggaaggtgggggtgggtacAGGCTGGATCAGGATCTCAAGTCCTGCCTGAAGTGGAGTGTGACAGCCAAGCAGTTCCTaggccctcccttcctcccctttccccctggAAGTCGGTGTGTCAGTGGATGAAGGCTGCACTTGGCCTCACCGAACCCCCCTACCGTACCCCCCCCAACCTCCCGTAAATCCTGGCGACACAACAGGAAGGCCCTTTAACTAGCACATAAAAGTGCTTTGGGCTTTCAAAGGCCCTTACTCTGTGTTTACAGGGGGCCCAAGTTTTTTACGGGCCATTTCCAGTCCTCCTTCTCCTGACCTACTGATGCATCTCAGAGGAATAGGCACAGCCAAGTCACGTGACATGGggcacagaaggaggaagagacctCTTCAGCCTGAAAGGCAATGATGACCAAACACAAACAGGCTGAGCACCCACCCATCTTATGGCAATCTGCTACCCTTCAGGTAGGAGCAGAGTAGAACTCATCAAACGGTCCAGTCATTTAGCCTCTGAGTAATCTGCAGTCGCAGAAGCTAACGATGGGCCTTGGAAGAGTCCCAGGAAACATCT
Proteins encoded in this region:
- the Ubl4b gene encoding ubiquitin-like protein 4B yields the protein MFLTVKLLLGRRCSLKVSGKESVATLKKLVSQHLQVPEEQQHLLFRGQLLADDKNLSDYSIGPNASINVIMRPREEAALDNTHETQPLWLQLGQVLGKHFGPKDAKAVLGLLRQEHEERLQGLSLEALEQLVSQLLPQQPLEELAEEKEGPAVALELQKNDEGRGGGEGEEEKEEAD